AGCCTGAATAGATTCCACCTAAAAACAAACCCACATATGCAGCAACTATTCCCTTCCTGCTTTTTCTCTTATGTTTATTCTTTTTAGCTTTTTTACCACCTGAAAGCATTAAACCAAGTGAAGAGAATAAAACTAAAAAAGGAACAACTTTTTCAAAGACTTTACCGGGAAATGCGATTAATAGCAGGCCACCAATAACAGCACCAGACAAGAGAAACAAACAATATTTGCCAAATTCTAGCCAATGTCCCTTCATCTTTTTAGCTGAAGCAAGCAATACTCCAGGACCGGTAAAAATCAGTGCCGCTGTATTTGTAATATTGGCAGCAACTGGTGAACAGCCGGCAATTAACAAAGCAGGATAAGATACTAAAGACGCCATGCTAGCCACGGCCGAGACAATGCCCGCTAAAATTCCTGCAAAAATTAAAAACGCTGCTTCACTAATTAAAAACACTAATATCACCTATCCAATATCTAATTATCAACATGGCTTTAAATAAAACTCAAGATTTGCCATCATGGCCATACACCAACATGTAAGAATTTTGACAGCTAGCATACCTAACCCTGATATTGATATTTATACACTCTAATGTAAGGGGTCACAATGACAAAATTTGTGACTTGATGTAACATATTGATAGGTATACAAAAGGTTAAAAATGATAGATTTTCCGTCGAGCTTAAATTTAATCATAAAATATAATTAGAATAGCAAAAATTTGATATTGCTAGTAGCTTATTGTGGGGGCGTATTCATGGATTCTACAATTCTAGCAGAGTTTTACAAGTTAAGTGATATTGAAAAAAAGCAGCTGCAAGACCAGCAATTTCATTCTGATTTTGATACGAAATCAATTTTGAAAAAGAAGTCAGTCTATAAAATACCTGTCTTTACTGAAGACTTTTTTAAAAATCAAAATATTTATATTTCCAAGCATAATCGGTTTGCGGCATATCCAACGCACACGCACACATTTCTTGAAATGAACTACATGTTGGCTGGACATGCTATCGAGCATATCGGAAAAAGAGACATTCAATTAAATCAAGGCAATATCTTAATTTTAGATGTGGGAACAACCCACTCAATTGAAGCTCTCAGTGCAAATGATATTATGATCAATATTATTTTTAGAAATAACATTGAGTTTTCCTTATCAAGCATTCAGAAATTAGGGCAATATAACAGTATTCTTTATAAATTTTTACCAGCGGATGACCATTTAAACAAGTATTTGATATATCAAAGTTATCATACAAAAGGACCAGTTCAGGTGATAGCTGATGCAATTATTGAGGAATACTTTCATCCACAAAAGTTCTCGAAAATGTTGATTGACAGTTACTTACGGTCTTTCCTCATTCTTTTATCCAGAAATACCAATCTGTATTCTGATGACACCATTCAAAAGCAAATTCCCAACTTAGTTTTATACATGCTTAAGGAAATTACTAAAAATCCGAAAGATTGCAATTTAAATAAACTGGCTGAAGAATCCAGTTATAACCGCGCATATTTAGGGAGCCTATTTAAAAAATCTACTGGCCTGTCTTTTTCCGAAGC
This genomic window from Lactobacillus panisapium contains:
- a CDS encoding sulfite exporter TauE/SafE family protein; protein product: MFLISEAAFLIFAGILAGIVSAVASMASLVSYPALLIAGCSPVAANITNTAALIFTGPGVLLASAKKMKGHWLEFGKYCLFLLSGAVIGGLLLIAFPGKVFEKVVPFLVLFSSLGLMLSGGKKAKKNKHKRKSRKGIVAAYVGLFLGGIYSGYFGAAAGVLHLICINYLSDDEFFTINAMKDIVGAIANLVALLIFIFGASVNWKMAILLAIGFFIGGYLGQYSIRFLSLRLVAWITFGFSIILASWLFYSAYIV
- a CDS encoding helix-turn-helix domain-containing protein — encoded protein: MDSTILAEFYKLSDIEKKQLQDQQFHSDFDTKSILKKKSVYKIPVFTEDFFKNQNIYISKHNRFAAYPTHTHTFLEMNYMLAGHAIEHIGKRDIQLNQGNILILDVGTTHSIEALSANDIMINIIFRNNIEFSLSSIQKLGQYNSILYKFLPADDHLNKYLIYQSYHTKGPVQVIADAIIEEYFHPQKFSKMLIDSYLRSFLILLSRNTNLYSDDTIQKQIPNLVLYMLKEITKNPKDCNLNKLAEESSYNRAYLGSLFKKSTGLSFSEALTDQRLLDAYNMLISTKMPISEITEQVGISNKTFFYNKFKKKFHELPNDVRAEFK